TGCCGCAAACAGCATGATGAGTTGGGAGCTTTCCCCTCCAACCTGCCCGGTCCGGGTAAGGTGGAATCCGTTCGATGCGGACATGTGGCCACAGGCAATCCTTCGGACCCGCTTTCGGCCACTTCTGGCCCGCGTACGGAGTCTCTGACTGCTGATTTGTTACTCAACAGAATACACACATCAACACCAGAGGTAATTTAGTCATGAAAGTCTCCGCACTACGAATTAGCCGCCGCAACTTTATAGCCGTATCAGCGATCGCCTCGCTGCCGGCGTCCGTAACTGCCCCAAGCACTGCGCGGCCGCATTTTTTTGCCTCCGAGAAAATCAGTAAAAAGGTCGTGATCAGACAAGTTGTCTTCCGCGGCAAACATCCCGTCATGGATAATCCCCACTTGCGCACGCGAACGCAAGTGGACCGATTGGTGGAGAAGGCCGGTAAGCTTCGCGTCGCGTCCAATATAAAGCTGATGGCCCGATCTCATTCTCTAAAACAGCCCATTTCGCCGTCGGAATAGGTCGCTGCAAACAAACTGTTAATCGCTTGTTGCTTGTTAGTAACTGCTCAAGTTTTGCAGGAAGACTAATGCGATGATACGAGCTGCAACTCATCAATCGTTTTTGAGATCGACCATTTTGGGAGGGGTTGTTATATGAAATACAGACAAACCTGAGGGAGAAAAGGCAGGATCATGTCGCGTATCGATCCAAGAACCCGGTGCATCACCAATTCGTCTGCGGTGCACCGCTTTATGATCCGTATCCCAACCCATCGACAGAATGCACAAACAACCGGTTGACCGCACACCCGACCCAACTGAAACAGAAGAAGAAAAAAGGCCGTCGCCGCTCCAGTCACCTTGTCGCCAACTTGCAGGCTGGCCAGTCTCAAACAGCCCACTTTAAAAGATTCCGACGAAGTCTTTTGTGCTGAATTAACCGTTAAGATTCGAGCAACGAAAACCCAAGGCATCAACCAAGGCTTCTCATGCCACCGCCCGTTTTGCGTTTTTCTAAATCCAACGCCAACATGGCGAATACGGCGTCACTCGCTTGTGCTTCTTCCGCGGCGGCCACATAGGAAGCTTGCTGAAAAACGAAAACAAAGTCCCGTGTGGTGAAGTCTCCATCGCCATCCCAGTCGCCCTCTTCAAAGGTCGCATTGTTGAGCGTGCCATCCTCGTACTTGCCCAACTGGAAGACCAGCACTAAATCGGAGGAATTAAAAATTCCGTCGTGGTTTGAGTCACCGGGGAGTGGCAGTCCTGTAATTCCCGGCGAGCCACCTATTTGCGAACTCGCACGCCAAGCCTGAGCTGAATCGTAATTGATCCTTGCACCGAATTCGTCGACGAGCTCCAACGAAAACCCACCACCGTCTGTCGATGGATGCCAAATGTCCTCGTAGGTGAATTGCTGAATCCGATCCGCGTTGACGAATAAACTAAGCGGTTCCCCCCCGTTGGAGAGTTGCCCTGACCATTCCCCCGCGATCACGATATCTGTACCGTATCGCTGTTGGAACGCCGCGACGTTCTCCACGACCACAAGTCGCTCGTTGCCAGCCAATTGGGCCACGGTTCCATCCGCAAAGTTAAACGTCACACCACCAGTGATGGCAGTCGTGGTCAGATCAACCATTTCTTCCGACACGTTGAGGATTTCCAAATACTCGAAGTCATTGCGATCGAAAAATCCGGCCGCCAGATCTTGCGGGGTTGGATCGGCTGGGTTGTAGTGGATCTCGGCAATTCTCAAACCGCCACCCACGGAATTGGTCGGCGCGCCTGGGGTAAACTCAACGGGAGCAGACCAGTGACTCCATCGCCCTGTTGAGTCTTGGTGCCGAACGCGAGCTCGGTAGGTTTGGCCTACGACAACTTCGTCAGCGGGCAGTTTCAATTGCGGATCGAGTGGATTAAGAACGCCGCTCGTCCAAACAGTATCGATTTCGTAAATCCACGGTTCTGCAGCGTCATAGGTGGGAGTGGTGGGATTATGGATTTGTCCAAGTCGCAATTCCACGGCTGCAAATGTTTCAGCACCCTGTGCGTCTTGATATTCACTGCTCCGGAAGACGAGATCATCCGCAGGAAATCCGTCCGCACCTTCGTACGCCAATATCGGAGTGTTAGGAATCATCGAATCGTCCGCAAGCACGGCCAGTTGCCCGCCCCCGAAACCGTCCTTGGAAATGAACTGCTTGACCCAATTCACCATGCCCTCGAACCCGACGGGACTGATTGCTCGACGGACTTCGCCCGCCGCACCGTTGCCTGCGGGATATTGATAGACCTCGTTATAGAAGGCACCACGATGCTCTCCGTTGGCTGGCGATCGCCTGACCCGAGGGTTGTGGTCCCATTGAGCGCGGTCGATTGCGGCGAATACTTCGACATACCGAGCGTATTCTTCAACGACCAGCGATCCTTGCTCGTTATTCAAAAGCAGGTCTTGTAGTTCACGCGCGCGATTCTGAAACTCAATTTCAATTTCCTTGTACTTCAGCGCCTTGCGAAACTGTTCTAAAGGCGACGCATTTTGTACGCCGTCAGGACCCCAGCGGTCGAATTCTTCGTACAGCAGGTCAACGTCCCAGGGCAACATCGACCATTTTTTTGTCTCGGAATTGAAATACAGCAAACTGTTTTCACGGTCACGGATATCCGAGTGATTCAAAGCCTCTACAACACTTCGGTAGCTATAATATCCATCCAAATCAACGTTGGTACGCCACCATTCAATGGGCTGTACTGTTCGAAGGTTATATCCAGTACGCCGCGAAGTAAACGCATTCAGGTCTGACAGGTCGTCCGGCAATCCGAAGCCATGGCTTTCGAGTTCGCTCGCTGCATTCTGCATCCGGAAAAGATTGCCTTCTGGCAGGTCATGCGATTTAAGGAAGTCACTACTTGGGTTTTCAAAAGCGAGGTAGAGCCCCCAAAGATCGCCACCGTATTGGTCGGCATCCGACGCTTCGTGAACGGCATCAACCACCCGCAATTGAAACGCGCTACTGTTTGGAGCAGCTACACCGGCCATGTTGAATAGTCGAAACGCAATCGCCTCATCCAGACCGGCCAGTCCTCGACTCGCCGGAGCCCACGGAGACGCGGCGGTGCCAAAATTGAGGGTGCGCAATTTTTCGGGCCACGGGTTGCCGTACTGGTCAAAGCCTTGAAACTCGTGACCGCGATTAAATTTCAGTTTCCATTTATTTTTGCCGGTTACGTAAGTCGAATTCTGCCCCCGAATTCGATAGCGAATATGGTCGTACACCTTGTTCCCGACGACCAGCGTCCCTTCAAAGCGAAACTCATCAGTGTTGAACCGTGAATTGTAATTGCTGTCCGTGACATCCGACTCGCGCGAGATTAAATGAAATGCGGGCAGCGATCGTGTCACGTCGGTCGAGTAGGTCACGGGCTCCGTTGTTCCGGGCCGGTCTGCCCCAGTCCATTGGGGGATCCCATCGTAAACGAAGTAGGCAAAGTTTGACTGGACATCGTCGGCATGGGGAGTCAGTACGGAATTCCCTTCCGCGTCACTCGCTGCAATGCGGTAACGCACCAACCGACGATGTGTCTGCAGTTCGGCAGGAAGGATCACCGTGTAGATACCGTCCTCCGCGGTCGCGTCTGCTCCTGTTCCGTCATCCGACATAGGGAGGTCGGTCCATTCAACTTGATAACGGGTATTCGATTGCGGTATGTAGTCGCCCGGGTCTACGAGCTGATACTGAACGGATACGTTTGCGACTCCACCTGGGTCCGTCACCTTTGCCGTCAGCACAGCGTCGACACCGGCCGAGGGTTGCGAAGGTTCCACGTTGACCTGACGAATTTGTGGCGGCGCGTCCGTGGAATGGACGCTATTCATCAAGCCTGGTGTGGCACGCCCCAAGATGCTGCCACCTGCTGACCGCCAGCTGCCGCCCAAGTCGTTATCGAGCGAAGGATGAATCAACTCCATCGACGGACCATCTCCGCCCGCCGCAGTGGGCCATGGAAAACCAACTTTGTAGGAAACTGTGTCGACAAGTTTCCCGGCGTTGTCCCGAAGCGTGATGCGTTCACCCGAATTCGACAACTTGCCGTCGTACTCGCCGTCTGCTGTATGGAATTCGACGTCAGATTCGAATTCGAATAAAAACGAGCCCGCACCGTACTGATGCTGATGAGCGTCAGTGGTACCGGGAAATTCGTTCGGGTTGTCGCCAAACCTCGAAGTCCCAACGAACGAAATTCGGCCACCGCCGTCGTTGACCGTCCCAGCCCCTTCTGCTCCCCCATTCAGCAACCGTTCACCGACGCCGTATCCGGAAGCGACTATCGTGTACGCGCCGGCATCAAGATTCAGTGCCTCTGACAGCGGTTTGAACCGAGAACCGCCGATCAGCTCGCCCGGCGAGTCCGCCGTAAACGTCAGTGCCGACAAGATCGACACACCTTGATCGTCGCTCGGAAGATTTGGCGTGTCGGCCTCATTTCGCGACCAGAGTTGAATCGTGACATCCAAACCGAAGCCATCGGAACGACTGTCAAACGCAGCTAAATGGGTGACAGCGATCGGATCGTTAACAACGAAATCCATCCCAACCGCACCACCAAAATTCTGTCGGCCTCGACTCCCTGCCTCGATTTCATACGCGGCAAATGGGCCCGATCCGATATCGAACTCGGCAGAATAGGCTGTCGCGTCTTCCGCAAGGACGAAGTATTCACCTGGCTCGATGGACGTTCCCGTTGGAAATTCGTATGCGACTCCGTCAGAAAATCGCCATCCCGATACGTCAGCCGCCTCGTCTCCCGCATTGAAGAGCTCGACAAATTCCGAAAGGCTCTGATTGCCCAATGGATTATGGTGAATCTCGTTGATCACAATGTCCGCCGCCAAAAGGCGACGGGACTCACAGAGCTCAACACGGAGATGCCGCACGGTCCGTTTCTTGCCCAAATTAATTCGCATGCCGTCCTACGCAATAAATGCGGAACGAAAAACAGCCCACCTGAAAAGTGGACTGTTGTCGTCCTTCTAACCAATTTTTCGAACGACGAAACATTACGGCGCTCGCCAGCGAGCCAATCCGACCAAGGTCAAGACGGTTGCCCGCATGTTGCACTCTCTCGCTCAACACAATTCAAAGGATTAATCCGAAACACCAGTGTAGCCAATCGTTTGCACCGGCATATCACAAAAGCGGCGAGAATCATGGTGCATTCCCCGGCTTCCTCGCTAGTTCAATCAAACACTTGAGAATCAGATTCTCGTTTTTCAGATGACAAGCACCGTAGAGTCCCTTCCAACCATAGCAGTGGGACTGTCTTGTTTGTCCCCTTTCGACGATTTTGACAGCGAGTCTAGTAGGTTCACGCTTTTGATCACCGATAGCACGGCGGAACGCCACGCCCGCCACGAATTTGTCTCCGCGGCGGTAAGTATGGAAACGACGCGTGGTTCGATTTTGAAAAGTACGGTTCGGTGACTGTGGATGATTGTTCGGTTTGAGGGCAAGCAGACAAACGCGATCTCGTTCACAAACCAGGCAGGCTCTGTTCTTCCGGCTTCGGCTACGCCTCAGCATCCAGAACACAGCCGCATTACCAACCCCGATTCTCTCACTCAACTTGGCGCAAAGACCGGGGGGTAGTCACTTCGATGATGCTCCCGTTCCCCAATGAACGAAGAGTGAGTTTTCGTCGTGTTTTGCAGTCTCAAAAAAGCAGTGGGCGATACAGAATTCGAATCTGTGCCCTCTGCGGTGTGAACCGGTCTGAAACGCATCCACTATACGAAGTTTTTTGCGATAAAAAAAACGCTTAACCATGCAACGAACCGATGCAATCTGTGGCATTGTTTTTAGTATTTGTTGTACGCTAATCAAAACAAATGAGTAGATGGGCGACCGAAATTTCGGCTCCACGTCCACTTGCGTACTGCAGGAGGAAATGGCGGTGCTATTAGCAGCATTACCTGATCAATGGACCACATCCGTGCATTCAATTTATCCACGCACTCGTCTACTCGAATATCAAATACAATAGCGAGAATGCAACATCCACGTTTCAATTATCATACCGACCTACAACCGCAACACCGCTCTTAATGATTGCATTAAGTCACTCTGCCGACAGACACTTACCGTTGACGAATATGAGATCATCATTGTGGATGATGGGAGCGATAATCCAGTCGATTTGGGTGAACTCATCGAATCACTTGAATCACGGGTGAAACCGTCGATTCGAGTGATTCGGCAAGCAAACACTGGTCCGGGGCGGCTCGAACTCGAGGCATCAAGAACAGGCTGCCGTTAGACAGAATCTCGAGCAGCATGAGCACGCCAATCAGAGCGACCTGCAGGAAGGCGTTGCGATTCTCGAACTGGCAAATCAAGCGGCAGAGCTTTTCGAATTCCGTCCCCCGCTCACGCGTCAGGCTATTTCCGGCCGAAACCAGGGTGGGCCACGATAGCGTGGATAGCGGCGCGAAGAGATAAATCCTCATCAGCAATCGACTCGAAGACTGCGTTGACAGTCGGACGGTCGGCCCGAGTGACTTCGCGGCCATGGGCGTAGCTGATGAGTTTTCCGATGATGCCCTTAAGGATGCGTTCCTTATCGGCCATTAGAGCGACCTTGAGCGTGGGAAGATCTCGCACCTCCAGGCCGTTCGGAAGTTTCATGGCGGCGTCAATCGGTACCTTGGTGAATTTGAGTTTCTTCGTGAACGTCGTTCGCTCCTGCTCGACAAGGAGTTCTTCAACGTGCCGATACTCGCTCCGTTTGCGCCCAACCGGATCGTAGTATTCCAGGGCAAACCCCAGGGGATCGATCTTCGAATGACAACGGGAGCAGCTTTCAAGCTGTTGATGCTTGAGAATGGCTTCGCGGATGGTGGTGGTCCCCCGGATGTCCGGCTCGTTGATCAAAACGTCAGCGGGTGGTTCGATGCGTTCGTTGTAGAGATTCTTAAGAATCCACGAGCCCCTGTGGATCGGTGATGTGGCGAAGTCGGTGGAGGTAAGCTTGAGGAAACCGGCCTGAGCCACGAGTCCGCCCCGTTCGCTTTTATTGGGAAGCTTCACCGGCACGAAAGCATCACCCTCGACGGCGGGCAAACCGTAGAAGCGGGCCAGACGGTCATTGACCATCACGAAATCCGAGTCGATGAAGTATTCCATGCTCAGCCCCTTCTCGAGCAGGTGGCGAAAAAGCTCGCGGCCTTCGCGCCCCATGGAATTGACCGTCATGCGACGCACGTTCTTAAACACTCGGACATCCGGCCCGAAATTGCCCACCCTGTCAAGTTGCAACCACTGGCGGGTGAAGTCGTCGATGAAGCGACCTGCCCTGGTATCCTCGAGCATCCGCTCCACCTGGGCTGATGGATCCTTGCGCAGGGTGCCGGACCTGGCCGCGTTCAGAAGTGTGGCGTCGGGGGCAGAATTCCAGAGGAAATACGACAGACGGTAGGCCAGTTCCACGTCGGTTAACCTTGGTGACTCAGACTTGTAGATGAAATGCGGAGAGGTCAACAACGCGATCAGCACGCTGCGGGCGGTGGCGATCATCGAGGTGCCGACCTTCTCGCGGGTCCGAGCGATCTCGACAAATGCTTTGCGATCCTCCTCCACCAGAGGCCGCTGCGTGAGCAACAACGCAATGTGATCGACGAGCTCCGTCGGCTTCATATTCGGCTTGGGGAGAATGGCCTCCATCGCTGCGGTCGGCCACTGCTCCGTTAACGGGCCGGTCACCCTCAGATGAGAGAATCGCATGACTGGACCCTTGTGTGGTTTCTTTTCCAAACTTCTGCCCGGCACACGGGCGCTATCGAAGGTGAAGGCGAGCTGGTCGCCCGCCTTCAGCGTGAGCTCGGTCGTAAAATCTTTCGAGCCATGCGGCATGGGAATCCGACGGATCATCTGAAAGCTGGTCGGGTGACGCCCGTCCCCGAGATTGATCCCGATGATTTCGCCTTCGTTCGATTTTCCCGAATGCGCTTTTACTTCGAGCCGGTACACCCCAAAGGCGGGAATCATAAATTGATCGTGGCTCTCCGGATCGATGGAGAAATGCAGATTGCTACGGTAGGGGCGGAAGCCCGTGAGAACGTAGTCGTCACCATCTCGGTAATCCCCACCTCCACCGGTCGCAAAGTTTTTGCTGCCATGAAAATGCCGCACATCGAATCCCCACGTCCTCGTTTTGGGTTTGGCATCCGGCAAGACACGATCGGCGATGAAGCGTGCGGCCTTGAGGTAGGCCATAACCTGATGCGGCGACATCAGGTGAGCCTCGCCAAACTTGTCGAAGCCGTGCTCCACGTGATCGGGCGGCAGTAGACCGGTGAAATCGAAATCCACACCGAAGAGGTCACGGATCGTGTTGGTGTATTCAGCGCGAGTGAGCCGTTTGAGGGTATTGACCGGGGGCTGGGTGAGGATTTGTTTCTGAAGCATCTGCACAACCTCAGCGACTGCTTCCGCTTTGGGTTGCGGCGCCTCGTCCGGCGGCATTTCGCCAGCCTCGAGCACGGCCGCAATTGTCTCCAGTAACTCCTCATCAGAGAGCAAGTCGCCAACCGGCTTGTCGAATCGCACCTTGCCCTTTTGTTTTTCAGGGCCGTGGCAATTGACACAGTTTTGCGCGAAGAACTGTTCCAGCGTGGTTTCCGCGTTAAGCGTCCCC
This DNA window, taken from Pirellulaceae bacterium, encodes the following:
- a CDS encoding lamin tail domain-containing protein, whose protein sequence is MRINLGKKRTVRHLRVELCESRRLLAADIVINEIHHNPLGNQSLSEFVELFNAGDEAADVSGWRFSDGVAYEFPTGTSIEPGEYFVLAEDATAYSAEFDIGSGPFAAYEIEAGSRGRQNFGGAVGMDFVVNDPIAVTHLAAFDSRSDGFGLDVTIQLWSRNEADTPNLPSDDQGVSILSALTFTADSPGELIGGSRFKPLSEALNLDAGAYTIVASGYGVGERLLNGGAEGAGTVNDGGGRISFVGTSRFGDNPNEFPGTTDAHQHQYGAGSFLFEFESDVEFHTADGEYDGKLSNSGERITLRDNAGKLVDTVSYKVGFPWPTAAGGDGPSMELIHPSLDNDLGGSWRSAGGSILGRATPGLMNSVHSTDAPPQIRQVNVEPSQPSAGVDAVLTAKVTDPGGVANVSVQYQLVDPGDYIPQSNTRYQVEWTDLPMSDDGTGADATAEDGIYTVILPAELQTHRRLVRYRIAASDAEGNSVLTPHADDVQSNFAYFVYDGIPQWTGADRPGTTEPVTYSTDVTRSLPAFHLISRESDVTDSNYNSRFNTDEFRFEGTLVVGNKVYDHIRYRIRGQNSTYVTGKNKWKLKFNRGHEFQGFDQYGNPWPEKLRTLNFGTAASPWAPASRGLAGLDEAIAFRLFNMAGVAAPNSSAFQLRVVDAVHEASDADQYGGDLWGLYLAFENPSSDFLKSHDLPEGNLFRMQNAASELESHGFGLPDDLSDLNAFTSRRTGYNLRTVQPIEWWRTNVDLDGYYSYRSVVEALNHSDIRDRENSLLYFNSETKKWSMLPWDVDLLYEEFDRWGPDGVQNASPLEQFRKALKYKEIEIEFQNRARELQDLLLNNEQGSLVVEEYARYVEVFAAIDRAQWDHNPRVRRSPANGEHRGAFYNEVYQYPAGNGAAGEVRRAISPVGFEGMVNWVKQFISKDGFGGGQLAVLADDSMIPNTPILAYEGADGFPADDLVFRSSEYQDAQGAETFAAVELRLGQIHNPTTPTYDAAEPWIYEIDTVWTSGVLNPLDPQLKLPADEVVVGQTYRARVRHQDSTGRWSHWSAPVEFTPGAPTNSVGGGLRIAEIHYNPADPTPQDLAAGFFDRNDFEYLEILNVSEEMVDLTTTAITGGVTFNFADGTVAQLAGNERLVVVENVAAFQQRYGTDIVIAGEWSGQLSNGGEPLSLFVNADRIQQFTYEDIWHPSTDGGGFSLELVDEFGARINYDSAQAWRASSQIGGSPGITGLPLPGDSNHDGIFNSSDLVLVFQLGKYEDGTLNNATFEEGDWDGDGDFTTRDFVFVFQQASYVAAAEEAQASDAVFAMLALDLEKRKTGGGMRSLG
- a CDS encoding DUF1592 domain-containing protein, whose translation is MMLRPWAVLLAGFLLSGTLNAETTLEQFFAQNCVNCHGPEKQKGKVRFDKPVGDLLSDEELLETIAAVLEAGEMPPDEAPQPKAEAVAEVVQMLQKQILTQPPVNTLKRLTRAEYTNTIRDLFGVDFDFTGLLPPDHVEHGFDKFGEAHLMSPHQVMAYLKAARFIADRVLPDAKPKTRTWGFDVRHFHGSKNFATGGGGDYRDGDDYVLTGFRPYRSNLHFSIDPESHDQFMIPAFGVYRLEVKAHSGKSNEGEIIGINLGDGRHPTSFQMIRRIPMPHGSKDFTTELTLKAGDQLAFTFDSARVPGRSLEKKPHKGPVMRFSHLRVTGPLTEQWPTAAMEAILPKPNMKPTELVDHIALLLTQRPLVEEDRKAFVEIARTREKVGTSMIATARSVLIALLTSPHFIYKSESPRLTDVELAYRLSYFLWNSAPDATLLNAARSGTLRKDPSAQVERMLEDTRAGRFIDDFTRQWLQLDRVGNFGPDVRVFKNVRRMTVNSMGREGRELFRHLLEKGLSMEYFIDSDFVMVNDRLARFYGLPAVEGDAFVPVKLPNKSERGGLVAQAGFLKLTSTDFATSPIHRGSWILKNLYNERIEPPADVLINEPDIRGTTTIREAILKHQQLESCSRCHSKIDPLGFALEYYDPVGRKRSEYRHVEELLVEQERTTFTKKLKFTKVPIDAAMKLPNGLEVRDLPTLKVALMADKERILKGIIGKLISYAHGREVTRADRPTVNAVFESIADEDLSLRAAIHAIVAHPGFGRK